In Passer domesticus isolate bPasDom1 chromosome 7, bPasDom1.hap1, whole genome shotgun sequence, one genomic interval encodes:
- the LOC135304940 gene encoding LOW QUALITY PROTEIN: beta-1,3-galactosyltransferase 2-like (The sequence of the model RefSeq protein was modified relative to this genomic sequence to represent the inferred CDS: inserted 1 base in 1 codon): MSYCSGFFSPMECTKRSLLLVFISFTAIYLISYFYTSRHLAALPKRDDLHRESEKSLLGKIVTNFKQISGEKKGELPPENEKSGNKATPTPTESSAFIINEEEKCKDKTPFLVLLISTTAAEVQRRSAIRESWGSEAAVPGADVIRLFMLGSGTEGASGDVLLRESQQHHDIIQQGFLDTYNNLTLKTLMGVSWVASYCSGMRFAMKTDSDVLVNTMYLIEKLLRPLPTPTQNYFTGHLMTGHSPIRNKASKWYMSEEEFPDNRYHPFCSGTGYVFSGDLAAKIVDASKMIKCIHLEDVYVGFCLNAKGVEIVPPPYALFNIHKVXISPCAYNKLITSHHIEPHEHILYWEALQEKEHVLEDKGPSWSSLGTFLGNGQSRRCFLSRNRTSV, translated from the exons ATGAGCTACTGTAGTGGATTCTTCTCTCCCATGGAATGCACCAAGAGAAGTCTTCTGCTGGTTTTCATCTCTTTTACAGCAATATATCTGATTTCCTATTTTTATACTTCTCGTCACCTTGCTGCTCTACCTAAACGTGATGATCTTCACAGGGAAAGTGAGAAGAGTTTACTTGGAAAAATAGTTACAAATTTCAAACAAatctcaggggaaaaaaaaggagaactACCGCCTGAAAATGAGAAATCTGGAAATAAAGCCACACCCACTCCGACAGAGTCATCTGCATTCATTATCAATGAAGAAGAAAAGTGTAAAGACAAAACACCTTTCTTGGTGCTGCTGATCTCGACGACAGCAGCAGAAGTCCAGCGCAGAAGCGCCATCCGGGAGAGCTGGGGCAGCGAAGCCGCGGTTCCCGGCGCCGACGTCATTCGGCTGTTCATGCTCGGCAGCGGGACCGAGGGGGCCAGCGGGGACGTTCTGCTGAGAGAGAGCCAGCAGCACCACGACATTATCCAGCAGGGCTTCCTGGACACCTACAACAACTTAACTCTTAAAACTCTGATGGGCGTGAGCTGGGTGGCCTCCTACTGCAGTGGCATGAGGTTTGCTATGAAGACAGACAGTGATGTTTTAGTCAACACGATGTACCTGATTGAAAAGCTGCTCAGGCCTCTCCCGACTCCCACACAGAATTATTTCACAGGCCATTTAATGACAGGGCACAGCCCTATTCGGAATAAAGCCAGTAAGTGGTACATGTCAGAAGAAGAATTCCCTGATAACAGATACCACCCTTTCTGTTCAGGAACTGGCTATGTCTTTTCTGGAGACCTGGCTGCAAAAATTGTAGATGCTTCCAAAATGATTAAATGTATACATTTGGAAGATGTTTACGTAGGGTTTTGTCTTAATGCAAAGGGTGTAGAAATAGTTCCACCTCCTTATGCACTGTTTAACATACACAAGG CCATTTCTCCTTGTGCGTACAATAAATTAATTACATCTCATCACATTGAGCCACATGAGCACATACTCTATTGGGAAGCACTGCAAGAGAAGGAACACGTGTTAGAAGACAAAGGTCCATCCTGGAGCAGCCTAGGAACTTTCTTAGGCAATGGGCAAAGCAGAAGATGTTTCCTTAGTAGGAACAGAACATCTGTGTAA